The sequence GCAAGCCTCTACAAATACAAAAGTTAcactaagaagaagaagaagaggacaagAGGGTTGTAAAGGGATGGGGgtttagtttagggtttaggttgcAGGGACACGAAGCAGAGGAGGATGAGAAGCAAAAGGAAGGCTACGCCTAATGAGAAAACGAACCCTCCTTGGGAAAGGAGCGTCTTGCACAATATGCTCCAGCACCCTCGCCAGCAACGCCGTGTACTCTTCCAATAGCTCCGCTAACATTGCCACCAATATCATCTCTCTTTAATTCACTTCTGTTCCGTGCTTttctacttatatatatatatgtgaaagGAAAGAGTCAAAGAGGTCCAAGTGGGTCTGGTTTCTCTGAATCTTTCTCGATTGATCGTTCAACAACCATCAAACTTCAAAACCTCTAGCCCACCACTCTGGTTttctacaaaaagaaaaataatctaTAAAACACTTACCACCCCAAAGGAAAAGTAGCAATTTCAGTGTGCGGATTCGGTTTCCATGTGTCATGGTTTGCTCAGGCTTTGGATCTATATGGTATGGAGCCCATAGGAAAAGATGGAAACTACTATGCAATGTGCTTTCTCTCTTATCCTTATCCTCTTCTTAcctttcattttcattattgATTAATTTATGCCATCATTTTCACTTTTAAGACTTCGcttgtttttttattgttttttatgtgCAAATGGACAACAaatttatgtttgtttgttttgtaaGTTGTAACTAGGTTGGTTTGCTCCGACTCAACTGCTTCACTAGCACTCCTGTCTGCAACCGTGGACCAGATGAGCACGATATGGGCCGGGCTTGTTTAACAACCGCGGTCTTTAATCGGGCTCACCCAACTAATCAGCGTAGGCCCACTATTGAATGACGAGAGCCCAAGAACACCCCAAACACATTACCGAGTAAACTGTGTGAAGAGCAGAACTAGTCTAATTCAGGCACCATTACACTTTGAACTAGGACAAGGACAAGGACAATTTTGAAAGACAAATGCaagccatacatatatatatataatctcctGATGATGTTTTCATTATTGCGCACAACATGGGAACAGGGCTACATAGACGGAGAAAACAAAAGGTGGTTCAGCATGTTACAGGATATCCACTTAAATTTAGGCATGGTTATGAAAATGCAATTTACGCTAGACAAAGCTATCATTTAGTGGTGCATGCACACCACGTCAGCAAAATGACTTGGTGTGGAGaaaccactgaatattttctctttATAACAGCCTTTGGTTCATGTTACCGTTAGAGAGAGTGTCATTTGTGATAGAGGCTAACAGTCCTAGGGCTGGTCACCTCGTTTGGTGATGGGGACATGATGGGTGCAAGTATCATGTATCAGAAATAAGGTTTGACGCAACGGATTTGACGGAAAGATGTATGGGATAAAGGTTTTTGCTGTCAGGAGAGGGATGGGTTCAAATATCAAGGTCGTTTTCGGAGATGTACAAGGTCATATGAATATGGTCAATCCTACTTGTGTTTTTCAATATCAAAATCGAACTAATCCAGGTTTAGCCCTTATTACGCGATAATGTATGTATATTAGTTTATAAGTGACAGAGGGGAAAGAGTAAGAGTCACAAAAGGCACAAGATTGGATTAGAAGATGAACCAATTATCAAGCAATCTCTTCATCTTTCAAAAAAATGGTTTAAATTCTTGCATTGCCAGGAAGTCATTCCTTTTGCCTTTTAATTTATTCCAAACCCCATCTTTTATCTCCTCTTAAAATGCAAATCTACCCCCCCAAAACTCCAAACCATCCAACTCCATCTGTTCTAACTCACCATTTGCAGAATCTCATCTTCGTATCCACAAAACAATGGCTCCAACAACACAATCCGACACCGAAAAGCCCAAAAACTTCGATCGGGGGGTCAAGGACATGGTCTCCGCAATAACTGACCACATTTCTGGTCTTCACAAGCCTGGTTCAAGCCACCAGCATCATGAGGAAGAAGATGGGCATGGAGTGAAAATCGTCACACTTGCTGGAACAAATACTGGTGCAACCATGAGAAGTGAACTGCAGGACGACAAGGACTCGTCGCTGGGTGATCAGCCTGAACCAATGAATACTTATGTGAACAGCAACTTTCAAGCTGTGAACAATTCAATTATGATGGATAGCAGCTATAGCACTAATGATCCTGGTGTTCATATGGAGGTCTCCGATATCTTTGAGCAGGAGCACGGTGGTCGTAAGACGGAGAGGAATGGGAAGAAAGGCAAGAAGAAGGACAATGAGGCTTTCAAAAGTGATCAGCATACTGGCCATTCTGATTGAAGATATGAAATAAGGCAATTATCAAGTGACTCTGGGTTTGGtttgttgtttatgtttttattttgtctGAAGTGTTGAGGTTAATAAGTGAATTTGCAATGTTATGTAGAATGTGCTTCAATTCTTATCAACTCTCCTTGAATTATCTATTCTATACGAAAATAGAATAATGGTTTTGTTAAAGAGGAGATATTGTGAGTTATAGCAATGGAAACTTCTTAAAAAACtgccaaaatacaaaaatggatGATCAATAAGAGGGGATATAGTTAATTGCCAACAACCCCTCAGCCGTGGTGGTTATGACATATACTCGACTTGGTGATACTCAAGTTCGAATCCCCTGTTCCGtttacttacaaaaaaaaagtaattgctTTGAAATGAACTTCTTGACCTTCAAGAACACCTTGAATCAGAAGAGACTGAAGCAACTGGCAGCTCTGCCTCCTGTCCCTTGATTTCTACTGCTTCTTGGGTTAGTTTTTCTGCGAAATCCGGCATTTCTTTTTTCCTACCCCACAGAAGAATGTACATTCCGATAATCACAATCATAGATCCCAAAACACTGTCCATTAAAATGCAAATAGAGATAATTAGCAACAGAAGGCAATTGGAAGCAATGACAGAAGTTAAAAGAAATCACCTTCCAAGGTGTAGTTCTTCATGCAGCAGAGGAATATCTATCATTCCTGCCATTATCTGAATTAGAGGGCTAAATGCTGCAGTGAAGACTGGACCTCTTTTCCGGACACACCACGACATCCCCACGAAGCACAATCCCGATCCAACCATTCCCTGCATAACCAAGAAGAGTACATTGTTTGTCGAAAACTTACAAAGAAGCAATGCGGTAAGGAACATGGACTTACTGCATAGAGGACGGTTAAGGTTTCTAATTTTCCCTTCAAAACCCAGACAGAAAGTTTCCTGCTTGTACACAAACTTATTAAAGCCGACTGAAGGGCCCCGAAGAAGGACATAATGGTAGTGCTGGAATACTGGCAGGGGTACCTTCTGCTTATAAATGACTGTATGAGAAACCATGAAGACCACAGAACGGTTCCAGCAATTAAAGCAACACACCCAACTGTCCATCTCCGTATCCTCTTACTCGAGCCCAACTCGAGGCCATGATTGATTGGAGAAAAGGATTGTGAATGTGGATGGTTGAACAAAGGCATTCCTTTGTACAAAGTCAGCATCATGGCGCCGCCAACACTGATTAGTGTGCCAAGGACTTTGGCTCTCCCACTGCTGTTTTTTATGTTCAGAGTCTCGAAACTGAAATATAATGAGGAGATAACAACATAATTAGCATACGTAAACTTTCAATTTTCTTTGACAGTGCCATGAAAATGAGGAGCGAGTCGTTTGTTCATACCCGAATGGCAATGCCATCATGAATGTGACCACAGGAACCATGTTGTTGAAGGCGCAAGAGAATGTAGCAGATGTGTATTGAACTCCAAGAAGGAAGAAGTATTGAGCCAGTGATGTCCTATGAAAAGAATTTCACTCTTATTTAGTGGGCGGAGTTGGGAACATGCAATATGTATCGCTTGTTCGCCTGTAGAGAAAAGGGAATACAGAGAACAAATTCAGAGAGTATTAGCAGAAGCGAAATTACTAACCCAACAATCGCACTGAAGAAGAGGTAACACAGTATTCTAAGTGTGAGCTTCGGTCTCCTCTTCCTGCAAGCAAGAAAACAATTATGAGACCTGAAATTGTTCAATCATAAAGTAAAGAGATAACTTCCCGAATCAAGAAATAACTTCGAGGAGGAATACGAGTAATCCTACCTTTCCAAGAAGTAGCTCACTGGTGCTAGGAAAACGGTAGCAACCGACAGCCGGTATGTGATAAGTACCAAGTGATTAAGGCCTTGATCAAGGACTTTCTGTAGAAGAATGTTCAAAATAGCAAATGCTAAGTCGATTGCTATCATTACCATAAAAAGTTTCCATTCATCACAGCCCTTTGTATTTGTATTAGCCATCCAAACTGCTCTCGGAGGCACAGAAAGGCCTCTCCTACAGCTCTATATATTTGCTAAGAATTCTCTTATGTTACTTATGCAGCACAGCAGAgaccatcatatatatatatatatatacacacacataatacATGCACGTTTAAACTGAATTCGGAATAAGTGGATGCTTTAAGCAACCAACTTTGACATTAGTTTAATATATACTTTTACTATTTGCATTTTTATTGACTGATCCTCTCGACAGAAAAGAAATTATTTGGGAATCTGTTTTTCCAGGCTAATGcgaaattctgaagcatcaaaatgcatgatCTCGTCCACATTGGCCATGAGTTTCCCATTTGCAATAATGGGTCTTTTATTTATGCCACTCTTTAACTTTTTTCCTGGCTTCCAATCAATCTTGCCGCAAAAACACACATAATACATGCACGTTTAAACTGAATTCGGAATAAGTGGATGCTTTAAGCAACCAACTTTGACATTAGTTTAATATATACTTTTACTATTTGCATTTTTATTGACTGATCCTCTCGACAGAAATGAAATTATTTGGGAATCTGTTTTTCCAGGCTAATGcgaaattctgaagcatcaaaatgcatgatCTCGTCCACATTGGCCATGAGTTTCCCATTTGCAATAATGGGTCTTTTATTTATGCCACTCTTTAACTTTTTTCCTGGCTTCCAATCAATCTTGCCGCAAAAAGCTTATTACCTCATCGGCATCTTTTGAGTGGAAGTGCCTATACATTGATGGTCTTCCTGCTCCATTACACACtgtaccctttttttttatccaagaaaCCAATCAGCCCAGTATGTGGTTCGAAGAGCTGAGTGTGCTCATGTGGGTAGGAGCCTGGAATTGGACAAGCCAACGGAACAAAGATTCCATGAGGAAATATCTCAGTTGGTTGGCTTGCACTCCCGACCTCGAGCGTGGTACACCTTAAATCCGAAGAGATAACCAATTAGGCTATCGTCAAGTGATTCATTATACACTATACGCTGATAGCATCAAATATTTGTCCTTGAAGCAAATGCGGCAGCAGGCGTATAGAATATGGGAAGCAAGAACAACAAGTCAAATCTTAAGAAAGCCAGTCGATCTTCTATTTCAACAAAGCGAggcaaagtttttttttccaaccgTCCCTTTAACTTGTATATGCAGCCTTATCTAGAAAGGGAATTACCATTTTTTCTTGTAATCCTTAAGATATTCTTCCAACCATACTCAACATTTGAAAGCCATTTAACTGACTCCCCTCCAAAGAAAGATGCTCTCCCAGGTGCATGAGATGTCGTCAAATATTCATCCATCCAGCTCTGTCATCTATCTTGTATGCTCGATTTGACCCCCCAAACGTAAGAATATTAAAACTATTATTCAATAGAAAGTTGTAGATAATGAAGTTATCTATTGAACGCAACTTGATTCACTGA is a genomic window of Tripterygium wilfordii isolate XIE 37 chromosome 16, ASM1340144v1, whole genome shotgun sequence containing:
- the LOC119980795 gene encoding WAT1-related protein At3g30340 isoform X1, which codes for MANTNTKGCDEWKLFMVMIAIDLAFAILNILLQKVLDQGLNHLVLITYRLSVATVFLAPVSYFLERKRRPKLTLRILCYLFFSAIVGTSLAQYFFLLGVQYTSATFSCAFNNMVPVVTFMMALPFGFETLNIKNSSGRAKVLGTLISVGGAMMLTLYKGMPLFNHPHSQSFSPINHGLELGSSKRIRRWTVGCVALIAGTVLWSSWFLIQSFISRRYPCQYSSTTIMSFFGALQSALISLCTSRKLSVWVLKGKLETLTVLYAGMVGSGLCFVGMSWCVRKRGPVFTAAFSPLIQIMAGMIDIPLLHEELHLGSVLGSMIVIIGMYILLWGRKKEMPDFAEKLTQEAVEIKGQEAELPVASVSSDSRCS
- the LOC119980795 gene encoding WAT1-related protein At3g30340 isoform X2, whose translation is MANTNTKGCDEWKLFMVMIAIDLAFAILNILLQKVLDQGLNHLVLITYRLSVATVFLAPVSYFLERKRRPKLTLRILCYLFFSAIVGTSLAQYFFLLGVQYTSATFSCAFNNMVPVVTFMMALPFGFETLNIKNSSGRAKVLGTLISVGGAMMLTLYKGMPLFNHPHSQSFSPINHGLELGSSKRIRRWTVGCVALIAGTVLWSSWFLIQSFISRRKLSVWVLKGKLETLTVLYAGMVGSGLCFVGMSWCVRKRGPVFTAAFSPLIQIMAGMIDIPLLHEELHLGSVLGSMIVIIGMYILLWGRKKEMPDFAEKLTQEAVEIKGQEAELPVASVSSDSRCS
- the LOC119981186 gene encoding uncharacterized protein LOC119981186, which gives rise to MILVAMLAELLEEYTALLARVLEHIVQDAPFPRRVRFLIRRSLPFASHPPLLRVPAT
- the LOC119980770 gene encoding uncharacterized protein LOC119980770; amino-acid sequence: MAPTTQSDTEKPKNFDRGVKDMVSAITDHISGLHKPGSSHQHHEEEDGHGVKIVTLAGTNTGATMRSELQDDKDSSLGDQPEPMNTYVNSNFQAVNNSIMMDSSYSTNDPGVHMEVSDIFEQEHGGRKTERNGKKGKKKDNEAFKSDQHTGHSD